In a single window of the Cygnus olor isolate bCygOlo1 chromosome 5, bCygOlo1.pri.v2, whole genome shotgun sequence genome:
- the SRP54 gene encoding LOW QUALITY PROTEIN: signal recognition particle 54 kDa protein (The sequence of the model RefSeq protein was modified relative to this genomic sequence to represent the inferred CDS: inserted 5 bases in 4 codons), whose translation MVLADLGRKITSALRSLSNATIINEEVLNAMLKEVCTALLEADVNIKLVKQLRENVKSAIDLEEMASGXNKRKMIQHAVFKELVKLVDPGVKAWTPTKGXQNIIMFVGLQGSVKQQPVSKLAYFYQRKGWKTCLICADTYRAGSFDQLKQNATKARIPFYGSYTEMDPVIIASEGVEKFKNENFEIIIVDTSGRHKQEDSLFEEMLQVANAIQPDNIVYVMDASIGQACEAQAKAFKDKVDVASVIVTKLDGHAKGGGALSAVAATKSPIIFIGTGEHIDDFEPFKTQPFISKLLGMGDIEGLIDKVNELKLDDNEALIEKLKHGQFTLRDMYEQFQTXHEMGPFSQILGMIPGFGTDFMSKGNEQESMARLKKLMTIMDSMNDQELDSTDGAKVFSKQPGRIQRVARGSGVSTRDVQELLTQYTKFAQMVKKMGGIKGLFKGGDMXKNVNPSQLAKLNQQMAKMMDPRVLHHMGGMAGLQSMMRQFQQGAAGNMKGMMGFNNM comes from the exons ATGGTTCTAGCAGATCTCGGAAGAAAAATAACCTCGGCATTGCGCTCACTGAGCAATGCTACGATCATCAATGAAGAG GTTTTAAATGCTATGTTAAAAGAAGTATGTACAGCACTACTGGAAGCTGATGTTAATATTAAACTTGTGAAGCAACTAAGAGAAAATGTCAA GTCCGCAATTGATCTTGAAGAGATGGCATCTG ctaacaaaaggaaaatgattcaGCACGCTGTCTTTAAGGAACTTGTTAAA CTGGTAGATCCTGGAGTCAAAGCATGGACACCTACCAAAG AACAGAACATTATCATGTTTGTTGGCTTGCAAGGAAGCGTAAAACAACAACCTGTGTCAAAG TTAGCATACTTCTACCAGAGGAAAGGTTGGAAGACGTGTTTAATATGTGCAGACACGTATAGAGCAGGTA GCTTTGACCAGTTAAAGCAGAACGCCACAAAAGCAAGAATTCCCTTTTATGGGAG TTACACAGAAATGGATCCTGTAATTATTGCCTCAGAAGGTGTTGAGAAATTTAAGaatgaaaactttgaaataatCATCGTTGATACCAGTGGACGTCACAAACAGGAAGACTCCTTGTTTGAAGAGATGTTACAAGTTGCTAATGCCATT CAACCGGATAACATTGTTTATGTGATGGATGCTTCCATTGGCCAAGCTTGTGAAGCTCAAGCTAAAGCTTTCAAAGACAAAGTAGATGTAGCTTCTGTTATTGTTACTAAGCTTGATGGACATGCGAAAGGAGGCGGCGCTCTTAGTGC AGTTGCTGCTACAAAGAGtcctattatttttattggaacTGGTGAACATATAGACGACTTTGAACCGTTCAAAACGCAGCCTTTCATCAGCAAACTTCTTG gtatGGGTGATATTGAAGGATTGATAGATAAAGTAAATGAGTTAAAGCTGGATGATAACGAAGCACTCATAGAAAAGCTCAAACATG GTCAGTTTACATTAAGAGATATGTATGAACAATTCCAAAC TCATGAAATGGGACCATTCAGTCAGATCTTG GGTATGATCCCTGGTTTTGGAACTGACTTCATGAGTAAAGGCAATGAACAAGAATCAATGGCAAGGCTAAAGAAATTGATGACTATAATGGACAGTATGAATGACCAAG AACTTGACAGTACAGATGGTGCCAAAGTATTCAGTAAGCAGCCAGGAAGAATCCAAAGAGTAGCAAGAGGTTCAGGTGTTTCTACCAGAGATGTCCAGGAGCTTTTGACCCAATACACTAAATTTGCACAGATGGTGAAAAAGATGGGAGGTATCAAAGGGCTCTTCAAAg GCGGTGATA TCAAGAATGTAAACCCATCTCAGCTGGCCAAGCTGAACCAACAGATGGCAAAGATGATGGATCCAAGAGTCCTTCATCATATGG gTGGCATGGCAGGATTGCAGTCAATGATGAGACAATTTCAACAAGGTGCTGCTGGGAATATGAAAGGCATGATGGGATTCAATAATATGTAA